In the genome of Streptomyces fagopyri, the window ACCGAGACGGAGCTGCGCTTCATCACCGTCTTCTCGATGATCGCCACCCTCCTGATCACCCAGTTCGTGGCGCATTCGCTCACCTCGCCGCTGGACGAGATGAACACGGTCGCCCGGTCCATCTCGCACGGCGACTACACACGCCGGGTCAGCGACAGCCGCCGGGACGAGCTGGGCGACCTGGCCCAGACGATCAACCTCATGGCCGACGAGCTGGAGGCCCAGGACCGCCAGCGCAAGGAACTCGTGGCGAATGTCTCGCACGAGCTGCGCACCCCCATCGCGGCGCTGCGCGCGGTCCTGGAGAACGTCGTGGACGGCGTCTCCGCCGCCGATCCCGAGACGATGCGTACGGCCCTGAAGCAGACCGAGCGGCTGGGGCGGCTGGTCGAGACGCTGCTGGACCTCTCCCGGCTCGACAACGGCGTCGTACCGCTGCGCCGGCGCCGTTTCGAGGTGTGGCCCTATCTGTCGGGCGTCCTGAAGGAGGCCAACATGGTCGCCTCCGCGCGCGGCGGCCTCGCCTCGGGCTCCGGCGGCCACACCCGCACCGACGTCCACCTGCACCTCGACGTCTCCCCTCCGGAGCTGACCGCGCACGCCGACCCGGAGCGGATCCACCAGGTCGTCGCCAATCTCATCGACAACGCGGTCAAGCACAGCCCGCCGCACGGCCGGGTCACCGTGAAGGCCCGCCGGGGCGACCTCCCCGAGTCGCTGGCCCTGGAGGTCCTGGACGAGGGCCCCGGCATTCCGCAGTCGGAGTGGCACCGCGTCTTCGAGCGGTTCAACCGCGGCGGGGTGCCGGCGCCGCACGGACCCGGCAGCGACGGCGGTACCGGGCTGGGGCTCGCCATCGCCCGCTGGGCGGTCGATCTGCACGGCGGGCGGATCGGCGTGGCCGAATCCCAGCGGGGCTGCCGGATCCAGGTCACCCTTCCGGGCCTTCCATCTCTGCCAAGTTGACGTAAAGTTCGAACCGGAGCCACAAGATCCATCCGCGTCCGTCGCTCGTGGACACGTGTGATCAGGCAGAGGGCCGCGTGAGTCGTGCCGCGACCCCGGATCGACGTACCCATTCCGGTTCGGAACCCCGCTTGTTTCCCGCCATTTCCCGCACTGAAACACGCTTTCCGATGTGACTTGCGCGACGTTGGACGGGCCCGGCCTGACCTTCCCGGCCAGGGAGGCGTAGCCTTTATTCCCGCTGTCCATCACCTTGTGAAGCGGAAGAGGGCGGTTGCCGCCGTGTCGCCACAGTCCCCCAGTAACTCGAGCACTTCGACCGAAGACCAAGCCGGGAAGAACCCCGCCGCTGCGTTCGGTCCCAATGAGTGGCTCGTCGACGAGATCTATCAGCAGTACCTCCAGGACCCGAATTCGGTAGACCGAGCCTGGTGGGACTTCTTCGCCGACTACAAGCCAGGGGCCCCGGCCTCCTCGGCTCCGGCGGGTACTGCGGCCGCGGGGGCCGCAGGGACCACCACCACGGCGGCTGCGTCCGCGCCTGCCGCTCCGGCAGCCCCTGCCGTGCCCGCGGCGACCCAGGCCCCGGCCCAGGCCGCTCCGGCGGCTCCTGCGGCCCCGGTGCCCGCCCCGGCCGCCGCGCCCGTGGCGCCGAAGCCCGCCGTCGCTGCCCCGGCCCCCGTGAAGGCCGCGCCGGCCGCCGCGAAGCCGAAGGCCGCGCCCGCGACCGAGACCCCCGGCGGTCCCGAGTTCGTGACGCTGCGCGGCCCCGCCGCCGCGGTCGCGAAGAACATGAACGCCTCGATCGAGGTGCCCACGGCCACGTCCGTGCGCGCGGTTCCGGTGAAGCTGCTCTTCGACAACCGCATCGTCATCAACAACCACCTGAAGCGCGCCCGGGGCGGGAAGATCTCCTTCACCCACCTCATCGGCTACGCGATGGTGCAGGCCATCAAGGCCATGCCGACCATGAACCACTCCTTCGCGGAGAAGGACGGCAAGCCGACCCTGGTCAAGCCCGAGCACGTCAACTTCGGTCTCGCCATCGACCTGGTGAAGCCGAACGGTGACCGCCAGCTCGTCGTCGCCGGCATCAAGAAGGCCGAGACGCTGAACTTCTTCGAGTTCTGGCAGGCCTACGAGGACATCGTCCGCCGCGCCCGCGACGGCAAGCTGACGATGGACGACTTCACCGGCGTCACGGTCTCGCTGACCAACCCCGGCGGCCTCGGCACCGTCCACTCGGTCCCCCGCCTGATGCCCGGCCAGTCGGTCATCATGGGCGTCGGCTCCATGGACTACCCGGCGGAGTTCCAGGGCACCTCCCAGGACACCCTGAACAAGCTCGGCATCTCGAAGGTCATGACGCTCACGTCGACCTACGACCACCGGGTGATCCAGGGCGCCGCCTCCGGCGAGTTCCTCCGGATCGTCGCCAACCTCCTCCTCGGCGAGAACGGCTTCTTCGACGAGATCTTCGAGGCGCTGCGCATCCCCTACGAGCCGGTCCGCTGGCTCAAGGACATCGACGCCAGCCACGACGACGACGTCACCAAGGCCGCCCGCGTCTTCGAGCTGATCCACTCCTACCGGGTCCGCGGCCACGTCATGGCCGACACCGACCCGCTGGAGTACCGCCAGCGCAAGCACCCCGACCTCGACATCACCGAGCACGGCCTCACCCTGTGGGACCTGGAGCGCGAGTTCGCGGTCGGCGGCTTCTCCGGCAAGTCGATGATGAAGCTGCGCGACATCCTCGGCGTGCTGCGCGACTCGTACTGCCGCACCACCGGCATCGAGTTCATGCACATCCAGGACCCGAAGCAGCGCAAGTGGATCCAGGACCGCGTCGAGCGTCCGCACTCCAAGCCGGAGCGCGAGGAGCAGCTGCGCATCCTGCGCCGGCTGAACGCGGCGGAGGCCTTCGAGACCTTCCTGCAGACGAAGTACGTCGGCCAGAAGCGCTTCTCCCTGGAGGGCGGCGAGTCCGTCATCCCGCTCCTGGACGCCGTCATCGACAGCGCCGCGGAGTCCCGCCTGGACGAGGTCGTCATCGGCATGGCCCACCGCGGCCGTCTGAACGTCCTCGCCAACATCGTCGGCAAGTCGTACGCGCAGATCTTCCGCGAGTTCGAGGGCAACCTCGACCCGAAGTCGATGCACGGCTCCGGCGACGTGAAGTACCACCTGGGCGCCCAGGGCACCTTCACCGGCCTGGACGGCGAGCAGATCAAGGTCTCGCTGGCCGCGAACCCCTCCCACCTGGAGACGGTCGACCCGGTCATCGAGGGCATCGCCCGCGCCAAGCAGGACATCATCAACAAGGGCGGCACGGACTTCACCGTCCTGCCGGTCGCCCTGCACGGTGACGCGGCCTTCGCGGGCCAGGGTGTCGTCGCCGAGACGCTCAACATGTCGCAGCTGCGCGGCTACCGCACCGGCGGCACGGTGCACATCGTCATCAACAACCAGGTCGGCTTCACCGCCGCCCCGGAGTCGTCGCGCTCCTCCATGTACGCCACCGACGTGGCCCGCATGATCGAGGCGCCGATCTTCCACGTGAACGGTGACGACCCCGAGGCCGTCGTCCGCGTCGCCCGTCTGGCTTTCGAGTTCCGCCAGGCGTTCAACAAGGACGTCGTCATCGACCTCATCTGCTACCGCCGCCGCGGGCACAACGAGTCCGACAACCCGGCGTTCACGCAGCCGCTGATGTACGACCTGATCGACAAGAAGCGCTCGGTGCGCAAGCTCTACACCGAGTCCCTGATCGGCCGCGGCGACATCACCCTCGAAGAGGCCGAGCAGGCGCTGCAGGACTTCCAGGGCCAGCTGGAGAAGGTCTTCACCGAGGTCCGCGAAGCCGTCTCGCAGGGGGCGGAGGTGCAGATCTCGGACCCGCAGGCGCAGTTCCCCGTCGCCGTGCAGACCGCGGTCTCCCAGGAGGTCGTCAAGCGGATCGCCGAGTCCCAGGTCAACATCCCCGACAACGTCACCGTGCACCCGCGTCTGCTGCCGCAGCTGCAGCGCCGCGCGGCGATGATCGAGGACGGCACGATCGACTGGGGCATGGGCGAGACCCTCGCCATCGGGTCCCTCCTCCTGGAGGGCACCCCGGTCCGGCTGTCGGGTCAGGACTCCCGTCGCGGCACCTTCGGCCAGCGCCACGCCGTCCTGATCGACCGGGTCACGGGCGAGGACTTCACCCCGCTCCAGTACCTCTCCGACGACCAGGCCCGCTACA includes:
- a CDS encoding HAMP domain-containing sensor histidine kinase, with product MSGSGERGNAGPWGSVRPFSIKTKLGTLVVVSVFITTGLLMIAVRTETELRFITVFSMIATLLITQFVAHSLTSPLDEMNTVARSISHGDYTRRVSDSRRDELGDLAQTINLMADELEAQDRQRKELVANVSHELRTPIAALRAVLENVVDGVSAADPETMRTALKQTERLGRLVETLLDLSRLDNGVVPLRRRRFEVWPYLSGVLKEANMVASARGGLASGSGGHTRTDVHLHLDVSPPELTAHADPERIHQVVANLIDNAVKHSPPHGRVTVKARRGDLPESLALEVLDEGPGIPQSEWHRVFERFNRGGVPAPHGPGSDGGTGLGLAIARWAVDLHGGRIGVAESQRGCRIQVTLPGLPSLPS
- a CDS encoding multifunctional oxoglutarate decarboxylase/oxoglutarate dehydrogenase thiamine pyrophosphate-binding subunit/dihydrolipoyllysine-residue succinyltransferase subunit, translating into MSPQSPSNSSTSTEDQAGKNPAAAFGPNEWLVDEIYQQYLQDPNSVDRAWWDFFADYKPGAPASSAPAGTAAAGAAGTTTTAAASAPAAPAAPAVPAATQAPAQAAPAAPAAPVPAPAAAPVAPKPAVAAPAPVKAAPAAAKPKAAPATETPGGPEFVTLRGPAAAVAKNMNASIEVPTATSVRAVPVKLLFDNRIVINNHLKRARGGKISFTHLIGYAMVQAIKAMPTMNHSFAEKDGKPTLVKPEHVNFGLAIDLVKPNGDRQLVVAGIKKAETLNFFEFWQAYEDIVRRARDGKLTMDDFTGVTVSLTNPGGLGTVHSVPRLMPGQSVIMGVGSMDYPAEFQGTSQDTLNKLGISKVMTLTSTYDHRVIQGAASGEFLRIVANLLLGENGFFDEIFEALRIPYEPVRWLKDIDASHDDDVTKAARVFELIHSYRVRGHVMADTDPLEYRQRKHPDLDITEHGLTLWDLEREFAVGGFSGKSMMKLRDILGVLRDSYCRTTGIEFMHIQDPKQRKWIQDRVERPHSKPEREEQLRILRRLNAAEAFETFLQTKYVGQKRFSLEGGESVIPLLDAVIDSAAESRLDEVVIGMAHRGRLNVLANIVGKSYAQIFREFEGNLDPKSMHGSGDVKYHLGAQGTFTGLDGEQIKVSLAANPSHLETVDPVIEGIARAKQDIINKGGTDFTVLPVALHGDAAFAGQGVVAETLNMSQLRGYRTGGTVHIVINNQVGFTAAPESSRSSMYATDVARMIEAPIFHVNGDDPEAVVRVARLAFEFRQAFNKDVVIDLICYRRRGHNESDNPAFTQPLMYDLIDKKRSVRKLYTESLIGRGDITLEEAEQALQDFQGQLEKVFTEVREAVSQGAEVQISDPQAQFPVAVQTAVSQEVVKRIAESQVNIPDNVTVHPRLLPQLQRRAAMIEDGTIDWGMGETLAIGSLLLEGTPVRLSGQDSRRGTFGQRHAVLIDRVTGEDFTPLQYLSDDQARYNVYDSLLSEYAVMGFEYGYSLARPDALVMWEAQFGDFVNGAQTVVDELISSAEQKWGQTSGVTLLLPHGMEGQGPDHSSARIERFLQLCAQNNMTVAQPTLPSNYFHLLRWQVHNPHHKPLVVFTPKSMLRLKAAASKAEEFTTGAFRPVIGDDSVDAAAVRKVVFCAGKLYYDLEAERQKRGTTDTAIIRIERLYPLAGAELQAEIAKYPNAEKYLWAQEEAANQGAWPFIALNLIDHLDLAVGADVPHGERLRRISRPASSSPAVGSAKRHQAEQEQLVREVFEA